The genomic stretch TCAAGTGGGAAAATTCGGTCATCTTCACCCCAAATAAGTTGCATCGGGGGCAAACCGTTAGGCTGCGATTTTTTATGCGTTACTTTTGCAACTAAATCATCACGTGACGCAATCAAGTGATTGAGCATATACGATTTTTGTTGTGCGTTACTGGCAAAATATTTATCATAAAATCCACCCATGGTGAAGGCGGGAACATGTAATGGGTCTTCACTGGTGGCATTCATTAAACGCTTTAATCCCACATCATCTTGCGGTACAAATAAATCACTCGGTTGCTTAATATCAAAGCGAGTCATTAGCGCATCGAGATCGGTTTGATCAAATGCGCCGCCGGGGCTAGAAATAATAGTGGCAGTGGTCGCGAGGTCATTATTGGCGAGCAAACCGTACACAATAAACCCCCCATAAGAATGGCCGACTAAATGTACATTTCCCTGAATGTCCAACTGCTGAAGCAAGTCTGCTAATGCGGTGACTTGGTCTTCTAAACTTGGAGTGAGATCGCTAATCGATTGGCCATACCATAAAATATCTGGCGCGATCACTCGATATTTATCACCTAAAGCTAACATGGTCGATTGCCAGTTTGATAAGGCATCGCCACCGACACCATGTATCAGGATCACAGTATTGTCACTGACTTTTTGGTTATCCCAATAATGGAATTGAGTATGATGCTCGCGGTTATTAAGCGTCACAGTATGCTCTGTGAAATTCTCACTTTGCAGGCTCGATTCTAAATGATCTACAGAGAGGTTGGTGGTCGCACTACAGGCGCTTAGTAACAGACACAATATCACTAAGCCAATATTCTTCATTAAAATGCCTCATTAACATTGAAATACACCATAGACTCATCCTCACCAATGGCATAATCTAAACGTAAATTCACTCTATCTTTGACTCGAAAACGGTAGCCAACGCCATAACTCATTAACACATCTTTACCGATTTGATTAACTTGTTCGCCCGAACTTGCCGCCCCGACCCAAGTCACCATGCCGGTACGCCCATATAAAGGTAAACGATACTCAACTTGAGTGTAGAGGATTTGATTATCACGGTAACGACCTTCAATATAGCCTCTTAAATTGTCCGCACCGCCCACTTCGGGTAAGTAATTCCACGGCACGTCACCATTAGTAAAAGCGCCTTTCACTTGCCAAGCTAGCACCCCTGGTACCGGCTCTAAATCAATATAGTTCGATAGCACCGCATTATAAGTGGTAAAGTTTTCATCGCTTAGTGCTTCAAAATATTGCGCCATATCCACCTGAAACAGCCATCCGGTATAAGGATTTAATACATAATCGCGTGAATCATACGTTAAGTTAACCACCAGACCTAACGCTTCGTTATCATCTAATATCTCTGGCATACCTACGCCGACATTATTAAATTCTGCGCTACTGGCTTGAACTTTTTGATAATCAAAACCAACCCCAACAAATAAATTTGGTCTTAATTTATAGTAATACTTGGGAGAAAACTGGAAGATCTCATGGGTAAAATCAATCTTATTACTGTCTTTTTTTCCTGCATCATAGCCGCTGCCATAATACACATCCGGCGCTTTTGATATTTCGGCTAATAACTCAAGCCGATGCTCTCCATTATTTAAAAAGGTAATATTATGCACCGTAATACCGGCTGAAAAATTGCTGGAAGCAAAGCCGTTAATGGTCACACTGGAAGGTTGTTCATGGCTCGTATCACTGGCCGCATGATAAAGCCCGACGGCAGAAACGCCAATACCAAATTCCATTTCAGGGGTATAAAATGGCCCAGGTAATACCGAAAAATCTATTTTTTTACTGGGATCATAATCGCCACTGGCACCAAGACCATCTAACATCCGATCGATCGCATTTTTTTTATGATCTTTTTTCTCTGGCCATAGTGGCACCACCGCGCAAGCTTGGGTCGAGTAAAACACCACAACACTGAAGTAAATAAAAATGTTTTTCATCAATTAATATCGATACTCTAAGCCAGCAAACGCACTGGTTCTTTCACCAAAACCAAACTCTGTGATCACATCCCATGTTGAATTTAATACATAGTTAAAGCCTAGCGTGGTGTTCCATTCTGATTCGAGTTCTTGTTTTACATTGAACTTGCCATCTGGAGCGATTTGATTCACCTTGGCGCGCAGTTGACCTGATAAAATATCATTAAGTTCGCCACCCATTTCTTGTTGCACTCCTTGATACATCGCGCCAACCCAGACTCTTAACTCTTTATTTAGTGGCATAAAGCGATAACCGATCCGTGGGCTAATTACGACCGAATCAATTTGTCCATCTAAAATGTCGAGTTCGGTACGGCTATAATTCATATCCACAATAGTAAACCAATTGCCGACACCTCCAGCGACAGTCATACCGACGCCATAAGTCGTCCCTCGATAATCAAGATCAAAGGTGCCAATCCGGCGGGTTTCGTCTGGGTTTTTTCCACAGATTTGATTCATTATCGGCGCTAAAGGATTACCAATCACTCGTGTAGGACGACCAGATTTACAGGTAATAGGAGCTGAACTAGTACCGTCGGTCACGCCAACCAAACCATAAACATTTAAAAACGGAAATAGCCACATATCGGCCCGTAACGTCACATTGGTTGCTTCTTGTTTGGCATCCGATATATCAAGATATTGGTCAAATATGGCATTAGATACCGTGCTTAAATCTTTATTTGGTAAGCCTTTGATAGGACCAGAAAGGTTAATAGAATTAATATTGATCGGTTGATCCATCGAAAAATAGCTTAAGGATAAGCCGTAGGTTTTTGGTAACACATAGCCTCGGTCGCGCGCTTCTTTTCCCCAAATTGGAAACATACGATCGTTGTTTGGGTTTTCTTGCGGGCCGATAAGGTCATTTGAT from Vibrio algicola encodes the following:
- a CDS encoding alpha/beta fold hydrolase; this encodes MKNIGLVILCLLLSACSATTNLSVDHLESSLQSENFTEHTVTLNNREHHTQFHYWDNQKVSDNTVILIHGVGGDALSNWQSTMLALGDKYRVIAPDILWYGQSISDLTPSLEDQVTALADLLQQLDIQGNVHLVGHSYGGFIVYGLLANNDLATTATIISSPGGAFDQTDLDALMTRFDIKQPSDLFVPQDDVGLKRLMNATSEDPLHVPAFTMGGFYDKYFASNAQQKSYMLNHLIASRDDLVAKVTHKKSQPNGLPPMQLIWGEDDRIFPLENGMLLSKQLSAPLYIVTGTAHNILLEKPDTINRLLNHFIKQHAALSDINLSPQLAVK
- a CDS encoding BamA/TamA family outer membrane protein is translated as MKNIFIYFSVVVFYSTQACAVVPLWPEKKDHKKNAIDRMLDGLGASGDYDPSKKIDFSVLPGPFYTPEMEFGIGVSAVGLYHAASDTSHEQPSSVTINGFASSNFSAGITVHNITFLNNGEHRLELLAEISKAPDVYYGSGYDAGKKDSNKIDFTHEIFQFSPKYYYKLRPNLFVGVGFDYQKVQASSAEFNNVGVGMPEILDDNEALGLVVNLTYDSRDYVLNPYTGWLFQVDMAQYFEALSDENFTTYNAVLSNYIDLEPVPGVLAWQVKGAFTNGDVPWNYLPEVGGADNLRGYIEGRYRDNQILYTQVEYRLPLYGRTGMVTWVGAASSGEQVNQIGKDVLMSYGVGYRFRVKDRVNLRLDYAIGEDESMVYFNVNEAF